Proteins from a single region of Hymenobacter aquaticus:
- a CDS encoding DUF4097 family beta strand repeat-containing protein, whose amino-acid sequence MKIPLLALLLSVSAWSARAQTAPVFTFTCGDGTFTSSSSKRYCETRDKILPAPAGQGITIDGRANGGITVKGWDGTDVRVRAKILAWGKTDEEARQLGKSVTIMAKDYTLRAESSEPGELGWAVSYEVFVPRGMALTLRTLNGGINLSDLQGAVTFEAANGAISLTNVGGSVKGRTVNGGVKIKLAGPKWVGEGLDVTTLNGSITWTLPKTYSARVYAATTVGSISAGRLPVTTSETLQKVVTATLGQGGASLRAVTTKGSVTLTQL is encoded by the coding sequence ATGAAAATTCCTTTGCTGGCTCTGCTCCTGAGCGTATCGGCCTGGTCGGCCCGGGCCCAGACGGCCCCCGTCTTCACCTTCACCTGCGGCGACGGCACCTTCACCAGCAGCAGCAGTAAGCGCTACTGCGAAACCCGCGACAAAATCCTGCCCGCCCCGGCCGGGCAGGGCATCACCATCGACGGGCGGGCCAACGGCGGCATTACCGTCAAGGGCTGGGATGGTACCGACGTGCGCGTCCGGGCCAAGATTCTGGCCTGGGGCAAAACCGACGAGGAAGCCCGGCAGCTGGGCAAAAGCGTCACCATCATGGCCAAAGACTACACCCTGCGGGCCGAAAGCTCGGAGCCCGGTGAGCTGGGCTGGGCCGTGAGCTACGAGGTGTTCGTGCCCCGCGGCATGGCCCTCACGCTGCGCACCCTCAACGGCGGCATCAACCTGAGCGACTTGCAGGGGGCCGTTACCTTCGAGGCGGCCAACGGCGCCATTTCCCTGACCAACGTGGGCGGCAGCGTGAAGGGCCGCACTGTGAACGGGGGCGTGAAAATCAAGCTGGCCGGGCCCAAATGGGTGGGCGAGGGCCTCGACGTGACGACCCTGAACGGCAGCATCACCTGGACGTTGCCCAAAACCTACTCGGCCCGCGTGTATGCCGCTACCACGGTGGGCTCCATCAGCGCCGGCCGCCTGCCCGTCACCACGTCGGAAACCTTGCAGAAAGTGGTAACCGCCACGCTGGGCCAGGGCGGCGCTTCCCTGCGGGCCGTGACCACCAAAGGCAGCGTCACGCTCACGCAGCTGTAA
- a CDS encoding nSTAND1 domain-containing NTPase: MKQKNKLKMTQVVTLKQTENAFVPAKEISDPKKFAGRGEYVRDAYLALMSEGGNIAIVGNRGIGKSSLARQIIKISQGDNELLSKLNIHHDEKLDYLSVYLACGNSIQNTEQLMERLLTTRACLAEWIYEIPSASKEISKLTGGANIGVAKIGGDDTDESTKNAALQKHSIESVFINVLYDLQKSSVAKNGILIVIDEFDQIVDPTGFASLLKSCATNLPYLKFCIIGVAQDIHNLMKEHQSADRLFAGSVINLPSMNDDELEEIINNAELSINNLISFNDDAKRRIITLANGHPYIVHLIGKQAFRSAYFEGRYEELNEDYVDEVLKSIAEKEADPVLEGRYKKAVASSRSRETVLKVLSSNVRTDGEIYTTDAYKLAIEQDVDNPSQYVGHLVTEEYGAELVKLRDKHYRFKDSLFQTYVRARPILFTQPNPASE; encoded by the coding sequence TTGAAACAAAAAAATAAATTAAAAATGACTCAAGTTGTAACGCTTAAACAGACTGAAAATGCCTTCGTTCCTGCAAAAGAAATTTCGGATCCAAAGAAGTTTGCAGGAAGAGGTGAATATGTTAGAGATGCATACTTGGCATTGATGTCAGAGGGAGGTAATATTGCTATAGTCGGCAATAGAGGGATTGGTAAGTCCTCATTAGCAAGGCAGATAATTAAAATTAGCCAAGGGGATAATGAGCTGTTAAGCAAGCTTAATATTCACCATGATGAAAAACTTGATTATTTGAGCGTGTATTTAGCTTGTGGTAACTCCATTCAAAATACTGAACAGCTAATGGAGCGACTTCTTACCACTAGAGCGTGCCTTGCTGAATGGATTTATGAAATACCTTCTGCTAGTAAAGAAATCAGTAAGCTAACTGGTGGTGCGAATATTGGAGTGGCGAAAATAGGTGGTGATGACACAGATGAATCTACTAAGAACGCAGCTTTGCAAAAGCATTCCATAGAATCAGTATTCATAAACGTTCTATATGATTTGCAAAAAAGTAGTGTAGCAAAAAACGGTATATTGATCGTAATTGATGAATTCGATCAGATAGTTGACCCGACAGGGTTTGCTTCATTGCTTAAATCTTGTGCGACTAACCTTCCTTATTTAAAGTTCTGTATTATTGGGGTAGCTCAAGATATACATAATTTGATGAAGGAGCATCAAAGTGCTGATAGATTGTTTGCGGGTAGTGTTATAAATCTGCCCTCTATGAATGATGATGAGCTAGAGGAAATTATTAATAATGCGGAACTTTCTATCAATAATCTTATATCGTTTAATGACGATGCCAAAAGGAGAATTATTACGTTGGCTAATGGTCACCCATATATTGTCCATCTCATAGGTAAACAGGCTTTTAGATCTGCTTACTTTGAGGGAAGGTATGAAGAATTAAACGAGGATTATGTAGATGAAGTGCTGAAATCTATTGCGGAGAAAGAAGCTGATCCAGTTTTGGAAGGCAGATATAAGAAGGCAGTAGCTTCCTCTAGATCAAGAGAAACGGTACTCAAGGTTTTATCTAGTAATGTAAGAACTGATGGCGAAATTTATACTACGGATGCTTACAAACTAGCTATTGAACAAGATGTTGATAATCCAAGTCAGTATGTTGGGCACTTGGTTACTGAAGAATATGGAGCTGAGCTTGTTAAACTTAGAGATAAACACTATAGATTCAAGGATTCATTGTTTCAAACATACGTTAGGGCTAGACCTATACTTTTTACCCAGCCAAATCCTGCCTCAGAATAA
- a CDS encoding phosphate ABC transporter substrate-binding protein, whose translation MKRVKKLRQAFGTVDEGPFVAFPAKFSNVQVSRVVFGEARGCAVCFPHGPETNNATLAKQQRTWKQFRRNQWKS comes from the coding sequence ATGAAACGAGTAAAGAAACTCCGGCAAGCCTTTGGCACCGTGGACGAAGGACCCTTTGTAGCCTTCCCCGCCAAGTTTTCCAACGTGCAGGTGTCGCGCGTGGTGTTCGGAGAAGCCCGCGGCTGTGCCGTCTGCTTCCCGCATGGCCCCGAAACGAACAACGCCACCTTGGCCAAGCAACAGCGAACCTGGAAGCAGTTCCGCCGCAACCAATGGAAGTCCTAG
- a CDS encoding GNAT family N-acetyltransferase produces the protein MKPELQSLPLIDNGGSHRFELTVNHATAFMEYGEREGALALFHTEVPGQLEGQGVGTALVEKVLAEAARRQQPLIPLCPFVTSYLKRHPEWQRLVALAYQRWFLPAAE, from the coding sequence ATGAAACCCGAACTCCAGAGCCTGCCCCTCATCGACAACGGCGGCAGCCACCGCTTCGAGCTAACCGTGAATCACGCCACCGCCTTCATGGAGTACGGCGAGCGGGAAGGGGCCCTGGCCCTGTTTCACACCGAAGTGCCGGGCCAGCTGGAAGGGCAGGGCGTGGGCACGGCCCTGGTGGAAAAGGTGCTGGCCGAAGCCGCGCGGCGCCAGCAGCCCCTGATTCCGCTGTGCCCCTTCGTGACCAGCTACCTGAAGCGCCACCCCGAGTGGCAGCGCCTGGTGGCCCTAGCCTACCAGCGCTGGTTCTTGCCGGCTGCGGAGTAG
- a CDS encoding REP-associated tyrosine transposase, whose product MTRISRAVHVYCVNGRGRDAGQLCRCDVRQLFNGLNYLRIIMSDKYRPNDPEGIYFLTMTVVDWVDLFTRGSYKTVIVDSLRYCQQHKGLLLYAWCLMPSHLHLIAGAAPGHSLSAFLRDFKKYTNRELLYRIQQEAESRREWLLHRFAFHAAQTRRVQDYKLWQDGSHAVQLLTPAFARQKLEYVHRNPVTDLTVAEPEHYLYSSAATYAGHGGLLPVQFLE is encoded by the coding sequence GTGACGCGAATCAGCCGCGCCGTGCACGTATATTGCGTGAACGGGCGCGGCAGAGATGCGGGCCAGCTGTGCCGCTGTGACGTGCGCCAGCTATTCAACGGGCTTAATTACTTACGTATCATTATGTCTGATAAATACCGCCCGAACGACCCGGAGGGCATTTATTTCCTGACCATGACGGTAGTGGACTGGGTTGATCTGTTCACGCGGGGTAGCTATAAAACAGTCATTGTAGACAGTCTACGCTATTGTCAGCAGCACAAAGGGCTGCTACTCTACGCGTGGTGCCTGATGCCTAGCCACCTGCACCTGATTGCCGGGGCAGCGCCGGGCCATAGCCTTTCGGCCTTTCTGCGCGACTTCAAGAAGTACACCAATCGGGAGCTGCTGTACCGCATTCAGCAGGAGGCCGAAAGCCGGCGCGAGTGGCTGCTGCACCGCTTTGCTTTTCATGCCGCGCAGACGCGGCGAGTACAGGACTATAAGCTCTGGCAGGATGGCAGCCATGCGGTGCAGCTGCTTACCCCAGCCTTTGCCCGGCAAAAGCTCGAGTATGTGCATCGCAACCCCGTTACCGATCTGACAGTGGCCGAGCCGGAACATTACCTCTATAGCTCGGCGGCCACTTATGCCGGTCACGGTGGTTTGCTACCGGTACAGTTTCTGGAATAG
- a CDS encoding DUF4097 family beta strand repeat-containing protein, whose product MKTFSAALLLALTTLPALAQTAPTFTSACTEGNTYTSPNSTRRYCEIRELTMPAPGARKLTIDGRANGGITVKGWDGADVRVRAKVSTWAKTDAEAAQLAKKLTISSAGNTLRAQGPEQNDQGWAVSYEVFVPRKTALALTTVNGGISLSNLDSEVQFEAVNGGVSLSNVSGRVKGQTVNGGLNIRLAGTKWEGQGLDVTTTNGGITWDLPKNYSARLYTSTMMGSIKADNLTVTKSGFMHKEIAANLGQGGASLKAVTTNGGIKVNQE is encoded by the coding sequence ATGAAAACCTTTTCCGCGGCCCTGCTGCTGGCCCTGACTACCCTGCCGGCCCTGGCCCAAACCGCTCCCACGTTCACCTCGGCCTGCACCGAGGGCAATACCTACACCAGCCCCAACAGCACCAGGCGCTACTGCGAAATCCGCGAGCTGACCATGCCCGCCCCCGGCGCCCGAAAGCTGACCATCGACGGGCGGGCCAACGGCGGCATCACGGTGAAGGGCTGGGACGGTGCCGACGTGCGCGTCCGGGCCAAAGTGAGCACCTGGGCCAAAACCGATGCCGAGGCCGCGCAGCTCGCCAAAAAGCTGACGATTTCCAGCGCCGGCAACACGCTCCGCGCCCAGGGCCCCGAGCAGAACGACCAGGGTTGGGCGGTAAGCTACGAGGTGTTCGTGCCCCGCAAAACGGCCCTGGCCCTGACCACCGTCAACGGCGGCATCAGCCTGAGCAACCTCGACTCGGAGGTGCAGTTTGAGGCCGTCAACGGGGGCGTGTCGCTCAGCAACGTGTCGGGCCGGGTGAAAGGCCAGACCGTGAACGGCGGGCTGAACATCAGGCTGGCCGGCACCAAGTGGGAAGGCCAGGGCCTCGACGTGACGACCACCAACGGCGGCATCACCTGGGACCTGCCCAAAAACTACTCGGCCCGGCTCTACACCAGCACCATGATGGGCTCCATCAAGGCCGACAACCTGACCGTGACCAAATCGGGCTTCATGCACAAGGAAATTGCCGCCAATCTGGGCCAGGGCGGCGCTTCCCTGAAAGCCGTGACCACCAACGGCGGCATCAAGGTCAACCAGGAATAG
- a CDS encoding DUF4097 family beta strand repeat-containing protein produces the protein MKKLLAAFLLSTAALPVAAQTAPAFTSTCDEGKYYHSGQERYCETRDLMMAVPKSGPLTVDGRRNGSITVKSWAGQDVRVRAKISIWGADAAAAKAQAATVQISTSNNRLQAGPAAEEEQQWAVSYEIFVPEKTALDLKTHNGSISLKDLRGPVTFEAQNGSVTIAGAGGDVRGHTQNGALNITLAGKKWEGKGLDVATQNGRIAWKVPANYSAQLYSSTQHGPVDTDFDTAVKGKIGREIAVNLGQGGAPVRAVTTNGGISIKRAQ, from the coding sequence ATGAAAAAATTACTTGCCGCTTTCTTGCTCAGCACGGCGGCCCTGCCCGTAGCCGCGCAAACGGCCCCCGCCTTCACCTCGACCTGCGACGAGGGCAAATACTACCACAGCGGCCAGGAGCGCTACTGCGAAACCCGCGACCTGATGATGGCCGTGCCCAAGTCGGGGCCGCTGACGGTGGACGGGCGGCGCAACGGCAGCATCACGGTGAAAAGCTGGGCGGGGCAAGACGTGCGGGTGCGGGCCAAAATAAGCATCTGGGGCGCCGATGCCGCCGCGGCCAAGGCGCAGGCGGCCACCGTGCAGATTTCAACCAGCAACAACCGCCTGCAAGCCGGCCCGGCGGCAGAAGAGGAGCAGCAGTGGGCGGTGAGCTACGAGATATTCGTGCCCGAAAAAACGGCCCTGGACCTGAAAACCCACAACGGCAGCATCAGCCTGAAGGACCTGCGCGGCCCGGTTACGTTCGAGGCCCAGAACGGCTCGGTCACCATTGCCGGGGCGGGCGGCGACGTGCGCGGCCACACCCAGAATGGGGCTCTGAACATCACGCTGGCCGGTAAGAAGTGGGAGGGCAAGGGCCTCGACGTGGCCACTCAGAACGGCCGCATTGCCTGGAAAGTACCGGCCAACTACTCGGCCCAGCTCTACAGCAGCACCCAGCACGGCCCCGTCGACACCGACTTCGATACGGCGGTGAAAGGCAAAATCGGGCGGGAAATAGCCGTGAACCTGGGTCAGGGCGGCGCCCCCGTCAGGGCCGTGACCACCAACGGCGGCATCTCCATCAAGCGCGCCCAGTAA
- a CDS encoding MBL fold metallo-hydrolase: protein MKQVAPGVHQLTIQRFVNLYFVETGRSGEWVLVDTGLPGAAKDVIAAADKLFYPGTHPEAIILTHGHMDHAGNARELAEHWKVPVLAHALEMPFLTGKAVYPPADPTVDGGGSLAFVARFFPPQSFQLSDIVQVLPAPDTDPPFLPDWQLIHVPGHAPGQVALFREKDRTLLGADAFATANHESVPALLLQRPRISVAGAPFNYNWEQVRASVQTLAALRPQAIGCGHGPVIQGAEAEQGLTALAENFPMPTHGRYVLEPARTDETGVQYVPSAPIDTLPSKLAMIGAGVGLAVTAVALLSAGGKKKKKKAGRRAPASYGYAGSFDSQYDDYENNYGVQPDGTVVGPGPSHPGWRKGGVGD, encoded by the coding sequence ATGAAACAAGTAGCTCCTGGCGTACACCAGCTCACGATTCAACGCTTTGTCAACCTGTATTTCGTAGAAACCGGCCGCTCCGGCGAGTGGGTGCTGGTTGATACCGGCCTGCCCGGCGCGGCCAAAGACGTTATTGCCGCCGCCGATAAGCTGTTCTATCCCGGCACTCATCCTGAGGCCATCATCCTGACCCACGGCCACATGGACCACGCCGGCAACGCCCGCGAGCTGGCCGAGCACTGGAAAGTACCGGTGCTGGCCCACGCCCTGGAAATGCCCTTCCTGACCGGCAAAGCCGTGTATCCGCCCGCCGACCCTACCGTGGACGGCGGCGGCTCCCTGGCCTTCGTGGCCCGGTTTTTCCCGCCCCAGTCGTTTCAGCTCAGCGACATCGTGCAGGTGCTGCCCGCCCCGGACACGGACCCGCCCTTCCTCCCCGACTGGCAACTGATCCACGTGCCGGGCCACGCGCCGGGGCAGGTTGCCCTGTTCCGCGAAAAGGACCGCACCCTGCTGGGTGCCGACGCCTTTGCCACGGCCAACCACGAGTCGGTGCCGGCGCTGCTGCTGCAGCGGCCCCGCATCAGCGTGGCCGGCGCGCCCTTCAACTACAACTGGGAGCAGGTGCGCGCCTCGGTGCAGACGCTGGCGGCGCTGCGGCCCCAGGCCATCGGCTGCGGCCACGGCCCCGTGATTCAGGGCGCGGAGGCCGAGCAAGGGCTGACGGCCCTGGCCGAAAACTTCCCCATGCCCACCCACGGCCGCTACGTATTGGAACCCGCCCGCACCGACGAAACCGGCGTGCAGTACGTGCCCAGCGCCCCCATCGACACGCTGCCCTCCAAGCTGGCCATGATTGGCGCGGGCGTCGGGCTGGCCGTTACGGCGGTGGCGCTGCTGTCGGCGGGCGGCAAGAAGAAGAAAAAGAAGGCCGGCCGCCGCGCCCCGGCTTCCTACGGCTACGCCGGCAGCTTCGACAGCCAGTATGACGACTACGAGAACAACTACGGCGTGCAGCCCGACGGCACCGTGGTAGGCCCCGGCCCCAGCCACCCCGGCTGGCGCAAGGGCGGCGTGGGCGACTAA
- the hutU gene encoding urocanate hydratase, with protein sequence MSQPSTPASLDTPELNLEATSQSDHTQAPKSSGSPSPEGSAPKADAGPGGGGRPMYYEYKPEETVKAMHGTTLRCKTWEAEAALRMLENNLDPAVSLVYDELIVYGGAGRAARNWKEYQTIVKTLKNLEADETMLVQSGKAVGVLRTWAHAPRVLIANSNIVPAWSTQEYFDELDKLGLMMYGQMTAGSWIYIATQGILQGTYETFAAVADQHFAGTLAGTVTITAGLGGMSGAQPLAVTMNDGVCLVIEPIDARVKQKVQEGYLDEQARDLNHALALCEQYKQARQGWSIGLTGNAATVLPELLARGYKADIVTDQTSAHDLMDYIPEGDITQVLALRKNNPEEFKRQALASIVKHCQAIIDMQAGGSVALDYGNNLRGQAEKGGLQVRDEHGQFLYPGFVPAYIRPLFCEGKGPFRWVALSGDQQDILRIDRALLETFPDNKMLARWIEKAQAKVPCIGLPARVCWLGYGEREKFGLVINDLVARGEVSAPIVIGRDHLDCGSVASPNRETEGMKDGSDAVADWPLLNALANTASGADWVSLHNGGGVGIGNSTHSGMVIVATGTPEKAERLRRVLTTDPGMGVFRHADAGYELAQQVAQERGVKIP encoded by the coding sequence ATGTCCCAGCCGTCTACGCCCGCTTCCCTCGACACGCCCGAGCTCAACCTCGAAGCCACCAGCCAATCCGACCACACCCAAGCGCCCAAGTCGTCTGGCTCCCCCTCGCCCGAGGGCTCTGCGCCTAAAGCAGATGCGGGGCCGGGGGGTGGGGGCCGCCCGATGTACTACGAGTACAAGCCCGAGGAAACGGTGAAAGCCATGCACGGCACCACCCTGCGCTGCAAAACCTGGGAGGCCGAAGCGGCCCTGCGCATGCTGGAAAACAACCTCGACCCGGCCGTAAGCCTCGTCTACGACGAGCTGATCGTGTACGGCGGCGCGGGCCGCGCCGCCCGCAACTGGAAGGAGTACCAAACCATCGTCAAGACCCTCAAGAACCTGGAAGCCGACGAAACCATGCTGGTGCAGTCGGGCAAGGCGGTGGGCGTGCTGCGCACCTGGGCCCACGCCCCGCGCGTGCTCATTGCCAACAGCAACATCGTGCCCGCCTGGAGCACCCAGGAGTACTTCGACGAGCTGGATAAGCTGGGCCTGATGATGTACGGGCAGATGACGGCCGGCTCCTGGATTTACATTGCCACCCAGGGCATCCTGCAAGGAACCTACGAAACCTTCGCCGCCGTGGCCGACCAGCACTTTGCGGGCACCCTGGCCGGCACCGTCACCATTACCGCCGGCCTGGGCGGCATGTCGGGCGCGCAGCCCCTGGCCGTGACCATGAACGACGGCGTGTGCCTGGTCATCGAGCCCATCGACGCCCGCGTGAAACAGAAGGTGCAGGAAGGCTACCTCGACGAGCAGGCCCGCGACCTAAACCACGCCCTGGCGCTGTGCGAGCAGTACAAGCAGGCGCGCCAGGGCTGGAGCATCGGCCTGACCGGCAACGCCGCCACGGTATTGCCCGAGCTGCTGGCCCGGGGCTACAAGGCCGACATCGTGACGGACCAAACCTCGGCCCACGACCTGATGGACTACATTCCCGAGGGCGACATCACGCAGGTATTGGCGCTGCGCAAAAACAACCCCGAGGAGTTCAAGCGCCAGGCCCTGGCCTCCATCGTGAAGCACTGCCAGGCCATCATCGACATGCAGGCCGGCGGCAGCGTGGCCCTCGACTACGGCAACAACCTGCGCGGGCAGGCCGAAAAAGGCGGCCTGCAAGTGCGCGACGAACACGGGCAGTTCCTCTACCCCGGCTTCGTGCCCGCGTATATCCGGCCTTTATTCTGTGAAGGAAAAGGACCTTTCCGCTGGGTTGCGCTGAGCGGCGACCAGCAGGATATTCTGCGCATCGACCGCGCCCTGCTCGAAACGTTTCCTGACAATAAAATGCTGGCTCGCTGGATTGAGAAGGCTCAGGCTAAGGTCCCGTGTATCGGCCTGCCCGCCCGCGTGTGCTGGCTGGGCTACGGCGAGCGGGAAAAGTTCGGCCTGGTCATCAACGACCTGGTGGCCCGCGGCGAAGTCTCGGCCCCCATCGTCATCGGCCGGGACCACCTCGACTGCGGCTCCGTGGCCTCGCCCAACCGCGAAACCGAGGGCATGAAGGACGGCTCCGACGCCGTGGCCGACTGGCCCCTGCTCAACGCCCTGGCCAACACCGCCTCCGGCGCCGACTGGGTGAGCCTGCACAACGGCGGCGGCGTGGGCATCGGCAACAGCACCCACTCCGGCATGGTGATAGTAGCCACCGGTACCCCCGAAAAAGCCGAGCGCCTGCGCCGCGTCCTCACCACCGACCCCGGCATGGGCGTCTTCCGCCACGCCGACGCGGGCTACGAGCTGGCCCAGCAGGTAGCCCAGGAACGCGGGGTGAAGATTCCTTAA
- a CDS encoding YebC/PmpR family DNA-binding transcriptional regulator — protein MGRAFEFRKGRKMKRWDKMSKDFTRIGREIVMAVKESGPNPDTNSRLRTAMQNAKGVNMPKDRVEAAIKRASSKEEKDYQEVVYEGYAPHGVAVVIETATDNPTRTVANVRMYFNRGNGALGTAGSSDYTFTRKGVFRLAAEGLDLDELELELIDAGAEDVYADQEEDEHGNVKDFIVVETAFTDFGQMQKALEEKHLNVVSANLQRVPNTTVTLEGEQLEEVMNLIEKFEEDDDVQAVYHTLG, from the coding sequence ATGGGAAGAGCATTTGAATTCCGCAAAGGCCGGAAGATGAAGCGCTGGGACAAGATGTCCAAGGACTTTACCCGCATCGGCCGGGAAATCGTAATGGCCGTGAAGGAAAGTGGTCCTAACCCGGATACCAACTCCCGCCTGCGCACGGCCATGCAGAACGCCAAGGGCGTGAACATGCCCAAGGACCGCGTGGAAGCCGCCATCAAGCGGGCCAGCAGCAAGGAGGAAAAAGACTACCAGGAAGTGGTGTACGAGGGCTACGCGCCCCACGGCGTGGCCGTCGTCATCGAAACGGCCACCGACAACCCGACCCGCACCGTGGCCAACGTGCGCATGTACTTCAACCGGGGCAACGGCGCCCTGGGCACGGCCGGCTCCTCAGACTACACCTTTACCCGCAAGGGCGTGTTCCGCCTCGCCGCCGAGGGCCTCGACCTCGACGAGCTGGAGCTGGAGCTGATTGATGCCGGCGCCGAAGACGTGTACGCCGACCAGGAAGAAGACGAGCACGGCAACGTGAAGGACTTCATCGTGGTGGAAACCGCCTTCACCGACTTCGGCCAGATGCAGAAAGCCCTGGAAGAAAAGCACCTCAACGTGGTGTCGGCCAACCTGCAGCGCGTGCCCAACACGACCGTAACCCTGGAAGGCGAGCAGCTGGAAGAGGTGATGAACCTGATTGAGAAGTTCGAAGAGGACGACGACGTGCAGGCCGTATACCACACGCTGGGCTAA
- a CDS encoding arginase family protein → MPTFLRELIRPAAELPQADICLVGLPLDFGTVLEGGRAGAVHAPDAIRRELRRYHKTYNLEHDVDLSALRIADAGNLALLDPDHTVNHATIQQRLAELLAQYPRVVVLGGSHDGTYSTVRGLSDASGGQPVGGINLDAHADVKDRPGLISSGTPFGKLLRENVLAGARFTEIGLHSNLNTKEDIDFLHQQQATIVPLAHVQQDGMALFMERALRRAAAGGSAFVSFDIDGCAEAYAPAVSAPSADGFTPRQAVEAAFLAGRHPAVRLFEVVELNPVFDRDNQTARLAATIITAFITGVAQEISGK, encoded by the coding sequence ATGCCCACGTTTCTGCGCGAATTGATCCGGCCCGCCGCCGAGCTGCCCCAGGCCGATATCTGCCTGGTGGGCCTGCCCCTCGATTTTGGTACCGTGCTGGAAGGCGGCCGGGCCGGGGCCGTGCACGCCCCCGACGCCATCCGCCGGGAGCTGCGCCGCTACCACAAAACCTACAACCTGGAGCACGACGTGGACCTCTCCGCGCTGCGCATCGCCGACGCGGGCAACCTGGCCCTGCTCGACCCCGACCATACTGTAAATCACGCCACCATCCAGCAGCGCCTGGCCGAGCTGCTGGCGCAATACCCGCGGGTAGTCGTGCTGGGCGGCTCCCACGACGGCACCTACAGCACCGTGCGCGGCCTTTCCGATGCCAGCGGCGGGCAGCCCGTGGGCGGCATCAACCTCGACGCCCACGCCGACGTGAAAGACCGGCCCGGCCTCATCAGCAGCGGGACGCCCTTTGGCAAGCTCCTACGGGAAAACGTGCTGGCCGGGGCTCGTTTCACCGAAATCGGCCTGCATTCTAACCTCAACACCAAGGAGGATATCGACTTTCTGCACCAGCAGCAGGCTACCATCGTGCCCCTGGCCCACGTGCAGCAGGATGGCATGGCGCTGTTTATGGAGCGGGCCCTGCGCCGCGCCGCCGCCGGGGGCTCCGCCTTCGTCAGCTTCGACATCGACGGGTGCGCCGAAGCCTACGCCCCGGCCGTGTCGGCACCCAGTGCCGATGGGTTTACGCCCCGGCAGGCCGTGGAAGCGGCTTTCCTGGCCGGCCGGCACCCGGCCGTGCGCCTGTTTGAAGTGGTGGAGCTGAACCCGGTTTTCGACCGGGACAACCAGACGGCCCGGCTGGCCGCTACCATCATTACGGCCTTTATTACGGGGGTGGCGCAGGAAATATCGGGTAAGTAA
- a CDS encoding NADPH-dependent F420 reductase: MRSTSTSTSPPPKSRPESRCRPPWASSFRRAPSILTILLAATQRPVSFAEAGRFCGRAGAGSGAHYSRQKSKTASPLFNHLRRRRAGAHSTQPFPTMNIGIIGAGHIGSALAVRLTSLGHSVYIANSRGPETLKEVEQKTGAKAVTAEQAAQHGTDLIVVTIPLKNIPDLPKNLLASVPQDTPIIDTSNYYPMLRDGQIPELETGSLTESEWVQQHLGRPVVKVFNNIYADHLQNKGVAAGTPGRISLPVASDDSAAKQKVMQLVDELGFDAVDDGTLHESWRQQPGTPSYGADLPADQLREHLASLGTERTEAQHAEFKANHARTEQAMADQGIKLK, encoded by the coding sequence ATAAGAAGTACTTCAACCAGCACCAGCCCGCCGCCAAAGTCCCGGCCGGAAAGCCGGTGTCGCCCTCCCTGGGCTAGTTCGTTCCGCCGCGCCCCCTCTATCCTCACTATCCTACTTGCAGCTACCCAGCGCCCGGTTTCCTTCGCGGAAGCCGGGCGTTTTTGTGGGCGGGCCGGGGCCGGGTCAGGTGCGCATTATTCGCGGCAAAAAAGCAAAACCGCCTCGCCGCTGTTTAACCACCTGCGGCGGCGTAGGGCCGGCGCGCATTCCACACAACCTTTCCCGACTATGAACATTGGAATTATTGGGGCCGGCCACATCGGCAGCGCCCTCGCCGTGCGGCTCACCAGCCTCGGCCACTCGGTATACATTGCCAACTCCCGCGGGCCGGAAACCCTGAAGGAGGTGGAGCAGAAGACGGGCGCCAAGGCCGTAACGGCCGAGCAGGCCGCCCAGCACGGCACCGACCTCATCGTGGTAACCATCCCGCTCAAGAACATTCCCGACCTGCCCAAAAACCTGCTGGCCAGCGTCCCTCAGGATACGCCCATCATCGACACCAGCAACTACTACCCCATGCTGCGCGACGGCCAGATTCCGGAGCTGGAAACCGGCAGCCTGACCGAGAGCGAGTGGGTGCAGCAGCACCTGGGCCGCCCGGTGGTGAAGGTGTTCAACAACATCTACGCCGACCACCTGCAGAACAAAGGGGTAGCCGCCGGCACGCCGGGCCGCATTTCGCTGCCCGTGGCCTCCGACGACAGCGCCGCCAAGCAGAAAGTCATGCAGCTGGTCGATGAGCTGGGCTTCGACGCCGTGGACGACGGCACCCTGCACGAGTCGTGGCGGCAGCAGCCCGGCACGCCCTCCTACGGCGCCGACCTGCCCGCCGACCAGCTGCGCGAGCACCTGGCCAGCCTGGGCACCGAGCGCACCGAGGCCCAGCACGCCGAGTTCAAGGCCAACCACGCCCGCACCGAGCAGGCCATGGCCGACCAGGGCATCAAGCTGAAATAG